The sequence GACCCTAATATTACCCCTTCACACCCCCTCCACCTTCTGTGGGAGCCACCCCAAACCTTTGAATGGGGGCAGATCCTGGAGGCTCTGCAATTTTCGTGTAGACTGCCTGGAGTTCCCCACCTCATCCTCATCTGGTTCACCTGTGGACTCCCACAACAGCAGGTCCAGGAAAGGCGGGGCCTCCAAGGCCGAGGAATAAGGAGGCATGGAAAAGAGTAATGTTTAATTGAGTACCTGATCGCCACCCTGACTCTCAGGGCTGTGAGAGCTGCACCCGCAGCAACCTGGGCACGGAGGCAAAGGGGGCCCACAAGTGAGGGAGGGCACACGGAGTCAGAGGGCAGCAAGGAGGCTGAGGGGCAGTGGGAGTGCCAGGAGCAGGGCCCTCGATGGGGCTGGCAGGGCCAGGGCCTGCCCGCTGAGGCAGTCCCAGATCCAGTTTTGGTAGGAGGCGATGTGTAGGTAGATGGGCGGGGCCTCGCTCTTCTGGCAGCCTGCGCCCCAGCTCACCAATCCCACCAGGTACCACGTGCCCTCCATGGAGCAGACCAAGGGCTCTCCAGTTAGCTCCTGCGGGAAGGGTTGGGGGAGTAAGGGTCAGGGAGGCCAGGTGAGGCCAGAGACATgacccagctccaggacaggcaGGATGTCCTCACACCACACCTCCACAGTCCCCCAGTGCCAACATAGGTGAGAAGTGCTCCAGACCCAGGAGACCTTCCTCAAAGAGTTTCATCCCCTACCTCTTAACACCCACCTTCCAGCTCCCCACGGACCCCCTACTCCTCCCACCTCTAACCGCCATCCCCGTTCCCAGCCCCCATCTGTTTCCTCCCAGTCTCCCCCCACATCCTCCATCCCCACACCCCTGAGTTCTGCCcatccctttcccttcccttacccatcctccacccctcccctctccctccccagatGCCTCTCCCCCAGGTGCCCCTGAAGGCGAGTGAGCGAGGAGAGGCCGCTCACATAGCAGAACTGCTCCCTGCGGGTGTCCTCCGCACATATCATCTGGGACTTGATGATCCGAACCAGACTGGGGATTTTGGTGAAGTTGTGGTAGAAGTTGTCACAATCCTTGTTGTTCAGGATGATAACTTCCTTCTCCTGAATTGTCCGGAACTGAGGCCACATACCTGTGGGACAGGGCCCCGTTTAGGCGCGGCCACTCACTGCTGCCCGCTGCCGCCAGCCTCGCCTCGTCCTCTCTCCACTCTTCCCCAGTCCCACCTTTTCTGCTTTAGCCATGCACCCCCACCCTTGTTCTAGCCCGTACCCATCTAGGGCCCTCAACACAGAGTCCCTGGGGCAGGCTGCCTCCAGCTCAGCCTTGCTGGGCCTGCTCTGGCTTCCTGCAGAGCCCAGGCCACTGGGACCCTTCACACTCCCTCCACCACACTCGGCCGCTTGGTTTTTGCCCCTCCTTCCGTCCTGAGGGCCTGCCAAGTCTCTCAGGGACCAAACCTTCCTTCTCTTCAAGCATCCCTTCCTCCACAGGCCTCTTCCCTGCTGAGCCATCCCAGACCCCTCCATGGAGCCCAGGCACTgcttcctcctgcctctctgaCTAGTGTGTCCCTGTCCCTGGCTTAAGCTCCTGGGAGACAGGAGACAGGCCACAGCAGGATGACAAAGTCACCCCCAGGTCCTCCCACATGGGCTGAAGTCCCCGTGGGCTGTTTTGAGAGTAAGTTGGTTCCTTGAGGCCACAGGGAAGGACATCTCTCTTATGGGTTGGGGACCCCCTGAAGGAAGTGGACAGTTCTAGGGTCCCCTGGATGTCCCTGAGAGGACACACCTGCTCTCTGGGCCTTGCTCCTCAATTGGGACGACAAGGAGTTGAGGCCCACTGAGGGGAGCGGAAACTATGAGCTCCAGGTGCAGACCGCCCCGAGCCGGCCATGTGAGCCTTCTGGGCAGCATTTTACAGCACGGAAGACTGCTCCCCCCACCTCAGGTACTCTGCTGCAAGCTGCCGATGCCTGGGCAGCAGGTGTGGACTGTGAGGTATTACTTTGTGCCTCTCTGCCTTCAAGGAAGTTCTGTTTACGTGCCCTGGCCTGGCTCAGGATTCAAAGGCAATCACGGTCCCCTGAGGCTAGAGCAACAGTGAGGTGTTCCCTGTGAGATCCTCATGGGAAGGGAGACCTCAGAGATGAGAGCCTGGCAGGAAGGTCCCGGGAGTGGCGGGCTCCCTGGGGAAGGCACCTCAGAAACTTCCATCTGTGGTGGCACCCTGGCCTGCAACCACGTCCTTTCTCACAGCACCCGCCCTGGTCTGGGGCGGCTTTGACTCACCATCAGCCTTGGAAAGTCCCCAGCCCGTCACAGTGCAGAGGGAATGGTCCTTCACCACATAGTCCGTGCCAGGCAGGCAGATGGGCCGCACGTACTTGCTGTACTTGAGTGCCTGCTTGAGCTTGAGGAGGCCGATGTCGTTGGCGTGGCCCACCCAGGACCAGAACCTCTGGGCCCGGTACTTGCTGTGCACGATGACCTGGAGCACCAGGACGTCGGAGGCGGTCTGCGTCATCTGGTCAATCCATGGACTGCCCACCCTCACTGAGTAGATAACATCACGCCTGGGGGGCCATGAAGGGAGGCCACGATCAGCTCCAggccccctgccccagcctccggcCCTAGGCCTTCCCCTACTCTGCTGCCCCCCGAGAAGATCCAGGCAGGGCCACCCACCCACTTCAAGCCCCCTGAGCCTACTCCTCACCACAGACGTGAACAGGGCCCTGCACACTCACTGTGTGATCCAGTCCTCACGACCCTTCACTTTAtggagggggaaactgaggctcagagaagcccaATGAAGCACTCAGGACTGCATAGCTAGGAGGCAGTGGAAGGGATGTGGACCCAGTTTTCTCTGGTTCCAAACTCTACTCTCAGTCTATAGCACGGACTCTTTCACCCCATGCTGTGCCCTGGAGGGGGCAATTCCACTCTTTCCAGCTCCATGGAATGCACCATGGCCTGGCTTTCTAGCTGCGCACCCTTGGGGTACCCCTTGGAGTCCGTATGTTGGCCCTTAGGCCTGGAACACACTTCACTGGTCAGTTCTCACAGCCAGCACTCCTGGCCCCAAAACATGAGAACACGCCCTCTTTTGTCCCCACACCAACCAGGCACCCTTGTGAGTAtctgtcttcctttctgtctcCCCCACCAAGCTGGGAGGAATGATCTATCCCTCCTCTGCCCTCAGTGCCCGGGTCAGGGCCTTGCTCAAAGAAGTGTCAGAGACGGTTGAttgaagggaagaaagaggatgTGTGTGCAAAGAGGGTGAAATGAAATAACTAGGAGCTTCTTCTCATGGAGAGAAGGCATGAGGCTAGACAAATGGCTTCTGAACTTCCATTTCCCATCTGCGGAATGACTGCACGGGACTGAGAGGCCAGGCGAGGCGAGCAAAGGGTGGGACACTCAAAAGACTGGAGCCCTGAAGGAATTTTCAGGACTTAGCCTCCACCTGTTTGGAGCCCAGGTAAGGCAGGGGCTGGGATTGTGGGGCTCTGCAGAGTGCAGAGCTGCCACTACTGCCACTGCCACCAGAACAGCTGGCAGGGAGGAGGTGACTGGGCCCGCAGCAGCTCCAAATGCCTCTCTACCCACCCCGATTCGACCTCGACTTACCGGGTCAGGCAGTGGGCCACAGTCACCACCCACTGGGAGGCAATGATGGTGCCCGCACAGATGTGTGTGCCATTGGCCTGCACGCTGACCATCCAGGGCCACCGTCGAGCCATGGCTTCTGGGTCCCTGAGGGTGAGGTCCTGCTCGTAGGAAAAGCCACAGGCTGAGGAGGAAGGTGAGAGCTTGATGAGGGATGGATCTTTCCCtgtccctccccttccccagcctgaCCCCCTGCCTCTCCAACCACTGGCCTGCACCCATCCAGGGGTGCTCCCTTTTCACCTGTCACCATGGAATGATGCTGTCCACATGTGGACTAGGGTCTCATGCCTCAGAAGGGCCCAAGCACTGCCCAGATATCTCTCTCCCTGTTCCCGCAGCCCGGGCCCTAGAGCATCCCCAGCTGACCAGCCTAGTGCACCACTGGCCCTTCTGCCGTCCCCAACACACTCTTAGCTCTAATCAGATCCTTCACTAACCTGTTCCTATTTCCACCTGGTTCCACCCTCACCATGTCCCTTACTTTAGCCAAAGCAGAgctctctccctcctctgggAACCCCTTTCTGTGGTTCAGTGAGAGGAAAGTGGATGCCCCAACAGAAAAATGGGCATAGCCCAAGGAGGAAATCCCAGCAGCCAATGACCACAGAAGCTGCTCCGCCCTTAGTCTGCAAGGAAATGCAGActgcttctccttcttcttcttcttctttcctcttctctcttctttcctcttcctcctcctctgatgaggtcttgctctgtcacccaggctggagtgcagtggtatgatcattgttcgctgtaacctcaaactcctaggctcaaatgatcttcctacctcagcctcctgaacagctgggactacaggcacacaccaccacacccagctaatttttttattttttaattttttggagagatagagtcccactatgttgcccaggctggtctcaaactcctgacctcaagtgatcttactgcctcagcctccaaaagcactgggattacaggcatggcccaCTACCTCCAGTCTGGAAATGCAGATTTCAATCACAATGAGATTCTGCTCTGTACCACCTGCCTGGCAAAAACGCAACATCGGTGACAGCGAGTGTCAGTGAGGATTATCACCCAGAACGCCTACCCACGGCAGCGGGAGCGCTCATTGCTGCAGccgctttggaaaacagtttttctAGATTGAAGATGCACATATCCAACATCCCAGGAGTCCCACTCCTAGTGTTTTCCAAATGGATTCGTGGATTGTAAACGTAAGTGGGCCGTGACCAGCCTTTTTAAAGGATACCATAGGCAAGAAAATGTCAGCATGCACAGCACAGGGTACCGTAAGTCCTGTTTGGGCGACTTTCTGTGGCAGTTAAATGCTATGTGCTGAGTCCCAAAATAATAAGCCTTTCTTACGTGGGTCTCTGAAAGCCACTGGGCAAGAGAACATCTTAGGTGTGGGCCTTGGAGACACCACAAGAAGGCTCACACAGCCTGGCCCTGAAAGCTGTGCTGGAGATCCTGGAAATCCCTGGCTGGGAGCCTGGGTCAGAGGCATGATGGGTCAGGGCCTGGAGCAGGGTGAGAGGCCACCTGCCCCACAGCCAGCTCAGACGGGGCGGGAACACACAGCGGGCCCCAGGCCCCTCTGAATTTCCAGCCCCCTACCTCAGCAGGAGGGGAGGCCCGTGAGGACAAGACACCCAGAGCTCTGGGCCTCCAGACAGGACCAGGCCTGGCCCACAGGTGTTTAGTGCTCAGCGAACACCTGTAGAAGGAGGCGCTCCTCTATCCTGCTCCCCCCGTCCCCCGTCCCTTCTGCTCCCCTAGCCCCAGTCAAGGTCCTTAAGACTCCTCTGTCACCCTCCTTGCCCCACGGAGTCTACGGTACTCACAGTGGTATGGGTCGACTTTGCCTTCAGAAACTGGGGATTGGGTCGCTATGGTGGTCGAGAGCAGTGTCTGGGTGGTCGAGAGCAGTGTCTGGGTGGTCGAGGGCAGTGTCTGGGTGGTCGAGGGCAGTGTCTGGGTGGTCGGGGCCTGCTGGGGAAGGCGAGGCCAGCCGGAAGGGCAGGTGGCCTTGGGGGCACAGCGGGTGCTCTGGTTGGCGGGATCGGCAGTGGACAGCGCCCCCGGGGCTTCCCCTGCGCCCCAGCAACCTGCGGAGGACGCCGAGAGGATTAGAGGTGGAAGGCGAGGGCCATGTTGGGCGGGTGGGGTAGGCATCGGGAAGGACTCACCCGCAGgcttcagcagcagcagcagcaggagggaaCCAGCGCGGGAGGGGGCAGACCTCCGGGGGCGCTGCCCGCAGGCCGGGCTCTGGAACCAGGGACCCATCCCAGGGTAGCAGCCGACTGCGTCTCTCCGGAAGGCACTCCCAGTGCCGCCCCCACGACGGCGCCCCCTGTTGACCGCATGCCGCGGCCTCTGGTGAGCTGGGTAGGGATGCTCCTAGTGCCCCGCCTGCGTGGCGCCCCCCAGGGGCCACCCGCCACGGCGCTCCTGGTGTCTGACCCGCAAGGGCGCCCCTAGTGACAGCCTTCCCTTATGCTTCCCGGGCTGGGTACGCCCCAGCTGACCTCCCTCCTTGGCCCCTCCCTCTCCTCACTCCGGGGGTCCAAGCAGTCTCCTGGAGTCCCTCAACTTAATCTCCGCAGATTCTCAGACCTCTTCACCCCTGCAGCCCATTGCCCTGGACTGGCTCATGGCGTTACCCCTCCCGCAGTGAGATGAAGACCAAACCTCAGGGGCTGGCATCCAGGATCTCCAAGTGACCCTACTTTCCCTCCAGCCCCTCCAGTGGGGCTTTGCCCAAGGAACTGAAATCAAGCAGATAGATGTGTTTTAAATAACGATTCTGAAAGAGTGCTTCATTCTAAGTAACtacaccccacccccacaccatTCAGCAGACGCCCTTGCCCCACAGATCCATCTGCTTAGGAAAGAGCGTAGGCGAAGGGTCCCTCTACAGAGGAACACTGGTGCTTACCATTGCGACACTGTGGGATGAGGAGGTCACTTTGCAAGTTACAATTTGGGGAACACACTGATGGTTCAGTGACGCAGGCGggtaatacatttaaaaagtcacGTGGGGGACTCAGAGCTGTTGGAAAATTCTAGCCTTATAGA is a genomic window of Macaca mulatta isolate MMU2019108-1 chromosome 2, T2T-MMU8v2.0, whole genome shotgun sequence containing:
- the PRSS50 gene encoding putative threonine protease PRSS50 isoform X2; this translates as MGPWFQSPACGQRPRRSAPSRAGSLLLLLLLKPAGCWGAGEAPGALSTADPANQSTRCAPKATCPSGWPRLPQQAPTTQTLPSTTQTLPSTTQTLLSTTQTLLSTTIATQSPVSEGKVDPYHSCGFSYEQDLTLRDPEAMARRWPWMVSVQANGTHICAGTIIASQWVVTVAHCLTRRDVIYSVRVGSPWIDQMTQTASDVLVLQVIVHSKYRAQRFWSWVGHANDIGLLKLKQALKYSKYVRPICLPGTDYVVKDHSLCTVTGWGLSKADGMWPQFRTIQEKEVIILNNKDCDNFYHNFTKIPSLVRIIKSQMICAEDTRREQFCYELTGEPLVCSMEGTWYLVGLVSWGAGCQKSEAPPIYLHIASYQNWIWDCLSGQALALPAPSRALLLALPLPLSLLAAL
- the PRSS50 gene encoding putative threonine protease PRSS50 isoform X1, which encodes MGPWFQSPACGQRPRRSAPSRAGSLLLLLLLKPAGESFPMPTPPAQHGPRLPPLILSASSAGCWGAGEAPGALSTADPANQSTRCAPKATCPSGWPRLPQQAPTTQTLPSTTQTLPSTTQTLLSTTQTLLSTTIATQSPVSEGKVDPYHSCGFSYEQDLTLRDPEAMARRWPWMVSVQANGTHICAGTIIASQWVVTVAHCLTRRDVIYSVRVGSPWIDQMTQTASDVLVLQVIVHSKYRAQRFWSWVGHANDIGLLKLKQALKYSKYVRPICLPGTDYVVKDHSLCTVTGWGLSKADGMWPQFRTIQEKEVIILNNKDCDNFYHNFTKIPSLVRIIKSQMICAEDTRREQFCYELTGEPLVCSMEGTWYLVGLVSWGAGCQKSEAPPIYLHIASYQNWIWDCLSGQALALPAPSRALLLALPLPLSLLAAL